CTTCTTTGTACCAGATGATTGAGAATAAAAATTCGAGCATTTTAGAAATGGGCAGGTGGAAGGCAAACAATTGGCTGTGGGGGCTGCATGAGTATAACATACAACAGGACCAAGAGGCAAAGGGGGAGTTGCAGGAACTATGCTGTATCCTTATAGAAGTTGCACCGCTTAAAAACGGCGAGGATAAGTTTGTTTAGCCTGGTGGGAATTCGGGTGTGTATGTGGTGGGAGAGTATTATAACAAACTCTTGAGGGAGGTTACGGAGGAAGAGGGTCAGCCAGATGTGAAGGTAGCGCTGAATGTGTTATGGCAGTCATGGTTGTCGTCGAAAGTCAAAATCTTCGGCTGGAGATTGCTGAAGGATAGACTAGCAACGAAACAACAGCTGATCAAAAGAGGCATAATAGAGCCTAATGATGAAAGTTTGTGTGTTTTTGGGTATGGACAATTAGAAGATTCTATACATTTGTTCTTAAACTGCCCATTTGTAAGAAAAGTGTGGGAGAAAATTCTGGTGTGGCTTGGTATAAATGTTGTAACAGACACAGATTGTCCAGGTCATTTTATGCAGTTGATGGAAAACATGAGGAGCTCGTGTTCAATTCGGAGAGCAGCGGTCTTTTGGATGGCTTTATGCTGGAGTGTTTGGAATCAGAGGAATAATATCATTTTCAGTAGTGCTGTTGGAGATATTGAGGAAATTGTGCATGGTGTGAAGATGTACTCTTGGTGGTGGCTAGCTTTGGGAACAAAACATAAAGTGTATTGTAGTTTTTATGAATGGAATCATAGTCCTCTAGATTTCATCTAGGATTATATTCTGTCTTATATAGGGCTGGTGATGTTTGGAGACAAAATCCTTTTTATGTAATTCTGAGTACTGTTGGTACTCttttaatctatatatatatatatatatatatatatatatatatatatatatatatatatatatatatatatatatatatatatatatatatatatatatatat
The DNA window shown above is from Vicia villosa cultivar HV-30 ecotype Madison, WI unplaced genomic scaffold, Vvil1.0 ctg.001829F_1_1, whole genome shotgun sequence and carries:
- the LOC131636778 gene encoding uncharacterized protein LOC131636778, translating into MVDNEEEGGFVETVTTKLGEGIKIPFWTGRWIGHKPLCSSFPSLYQMIENKNSSILEMGRWKANNWLWGLHEYNIQQDQEPGGNSGVYVVGEYYNKLLREVTEEEGQPDVKVALNVLWQSWLSSKVKIFGWRLLKDRLATKQQLIKRGIIEPNDESLCVFGYGQLEDSIHLFLNCPFVRKVWEKILVWLGINVVTDTDCPGHFMQLMENMRSSCSIRRAAVFWMALCWSVWNQRNNIIFSSAVGDIEEIVHGVKMYSWWWLALGTKHKVYCSFYEWNHSPLDFI